The nucleotide window GCCAAAACTACGCACAGCAACGTATTACATTGAAATCGTAGTCAATATTTCTACACCTTTGTAGTTCTAATGCCTAAATACTGCCAGGGGGAACAGTTACTATTCGTTCGAATTCGATCAATGTTTGGTCCGCTCACGTTACTTAGTATGGgatattattgttaaaattacTGACAAAAACTAATACGGTGAAACAATAATTgataaaatttggttaaatcTAATATTAGATAGAAAAATATACCACCAAGCGGTTGGTGTGCTGTGTTCTAAACAtctttaaaatgttgaaagGTGAAATGTAATTACACAATAAAAGCACGAAACACTTTTCATGGATTAGAGCTTCAGAAATCACTTTGATTAGGGAAGTATCACCAAAGACTTCTACGTTAAAACACAAAGTGCGTTATGACGAAAGATACTTTATTACAATCCACAAATGAAACAAGCTTATGACACAGAAAAGGAATAGTATATCTGAATAAAATATAAGAGTGAAGCGCAACCCGTAATCTTACTACCCAGGTAGGAGTAATACGCGATGCCCATGAAAACAGTTATTCAATATACAATAGGTTTTGCTAACCTAAAACCTGTTTCGGTGGAAAAGGTTGAAAGGTTTCACAAAACAGAGGAGGCTTGGGCCGTTTTCGTGTTTGGTGCGCTCTGGTTTGAAGTTTGGGAAACTTGTTTCAATCTTTTTCGGTTTTTCTTTTGTGAGTATTTGACCCTGGCACACTTTGCTTTAAACGCTTTCACGAGTCGAGGAATCACATCCGTGTATATGATCGGGTTGATTGAGCTGTTGATCGGGAGTAATATCACGGCTGATGCGGCGTAAGCTGCAGGTTCCAATGAAACACCTGCCATGCTTAGAAACGTCATGATGCAAATAGGAAGCCAACAACACATGTCGGTTAATATAAGAGCGGTGATCTTTCGTTGTGTGTGCCGTTGTCTGCGTTGTTGTGCTTCTGAGTTGCTTTGGTCAACTCGCTGTTTTGTCGTTCGCTTGAACACAGCTGTGTAGCAAGCAGCAATGTAGACCATCGCCACAAAGTTAAAAGTGATCACAACCGATGACAAAGTGTTGATATCAGACGTGTCTCCTGTGGTTCTGTAAAACCTAGGAATACACAAACCACTTGAACTGTAATAACCGAAATATCCTTTCACTTTTGGCGCTTCGTCCGGGAAAGTTATGGTTAGATAATCTGCCAAACCATACCAATCATTTGGTAAATGTTCTGATGAATTCGCTCCTTTCAAAATCGTGATCCTTTGAGCAAATTTCTTCAAGTCAGAAAACGAAAGAATATCAGTGAGAAAGAATTTGTTGTTTTCGATCCACATACTAGTAATCATATCACGTGACAGTGAAGCGGCCAATGGCAAAACTGCAACCGTAAGCGAAGTACACCAGACGAGTAACAACCAGATTGCCAACATGCGTAGCCTTATAAACCGACTTTGGTAAGGCCAGTATATCATGTACAGACGATAACTAGCAAGACAAACCAAGGTCAGCACGGAAGTTTCACTTGATAAAGCGACTAATACTCCAATTAACTGGCAGGTTTGTCCACTCCGCCATGATTTATCGTTCAAGCAATATTTACCGGAAAATATCACAGTTTCAATAACGATTATAAGCAGGGCGATGCCCATGAGAAAATCCGATATGGACAGGTTCAAAATCAGTAGTTTGTTCACATTTCCAACACTTGACTTCCCTGAGGATCCGAACGATTTAAAGTCCAGTGACCTTATGGTCCAAATTGCAACAAGAGCGTTACCAACGAGAGCGCACAACGCCATGAACCAGATAAGAATTCGAAACGCGAGCAGCTTGATGAGTTCTTCTCTTGACGAGATACCGGTTTGTATGAAGTAAGATTCAGGACACTCATCCGACTGGTCGTCACAGTCCGGTTTACCGTCGACTACTTTTGTCCTCGGAACAAAAAGCGGTTTTCCATTTTCGCAATAAAAATGTGTGTCTGTGCTGCAGTTCTTTTCATCAGTGTAATCGAGACAATCAGCCACCAAGTCGCATTCTTTGTCCTTTGAAACGCTGACTAATTTTCTTCGACCACCTGTAAGAAATGATTCATCAAGCCTAcatatgtaaatttacatattcataatttgcaaaaatttacaatttggTTAGCTTGGTTAAAATATATATCAaagcattaaaatttcattaacaTAATTTTAAGGAAAGACAAATAGTTGCACTTGCCTAGCGGCCAGTGTATATCTCCTGCATCACATTTAATTCTATCCGGGCAGTATTTTTCGTCAAGACCACTCTCTAAACATTCTAGAATGCCATTACAGACCGACCAGCCAAATATAACCTCAAGAAGATGTTTACATCTGCGTGAAGTGAACTCCAAAGGGATAGAACCAAATTTGAAATTGGGAATATTTGTCTTGAAAAAAAAGAACGTTCACATTACAGAAATTTTTAcatcttgaaaaactttcttcGAAACGTTGCTAATTAGTGTCctttaaaaaagaattgctttgtttaacttttaacaaCGTCAAGAAAAAAAGCTATGTTTACTTCATTCAGAGGAATTTCCTTGCAAACTCGCGGCTTGTCAGTGCAATTGGCTTCATCGCTGCATTCGTCTTCAAACTTGCCGCATTCAACAATACCGTTGCATCTAATGCAAAACAAAGAATGCGTGCGAAAGGTCTAATTGGAAGGAAGTCCATT belongs to Clavelina lepadiformis chromosome 6, kaClaLepa1.1, whole genome shotgun sequence and includes:
- the LOC143463285 gene encoding uncharacterized protein LOC143463285; its protein translation is MLPTKKIRLEILFFIVFYQVCGYNEELLYRACRQEDGLFLCKDGSKCILRSDVRDVDYDCDDKSDEHLGLLNCTDSELRCRLSNQCVPHSRKIKEKGCKLYRIILRCMSEKEFTCAKTKLCIERWKVMDGNDDCSSNTVRDTSDEQTMLPSCNDLEYACDVTGNQPRRCIPRDWVMDGAQDCLAGDDERTPFSDCFNETEFLCPKQGRCIPRYRVMDKFEDCNDGADELGPLLCNSTLEFRCQVNGRCISRSWRGNKLNDCFDWSDEGDLYSNESCQTHEFLCHNRKRCIPTSYLCDSIDHCGDCSDEIENCEEPRMFRCSGNETGKCINREYSCDQYRDCSDFSDDITSITGFKCESKVTADYSRYCVIPQWTLESSYSSCNDNSDICYRNDTFQCARCLNNKTVIAPRQICDGVVDCPDLTDECLCFQYQHKQTNQVCERVCYGFDSNECSQCGPGELLCPEDEVCLSKKKICDGVIDCPLSGLDEKACTDQRTAGTTSIATDFRCPDIQTNEKALLEILNLPVPLTMLGPREAIRCNGIVECGKFEDECSDEANCTDKPRVCKEIPLNETNIPNFKFGSIPLEFTSRRCKHLLEVIFGWSVCNGILECLESGLDEKYCPDRIKCDAGDIHWPLGGRRKLVSVSKDKECDLVADCLDYTDEKNCSTDTHFYCENGKPLFVPRTKVVDGKPDCDDQSDECPESYFIQTGISSREELIKLLAFRILIWFMALCALVGNALVAIWTIRSLDFKSFGSSGKSSVGNVNKLLILNLSISDFLMGIALLIIVIETVIFSGKYCLNDKSWRSGQTCQLIGVLVALSSETSVLTLVCLASYRLYMIYWPYQSRFIRLRMLAIWLLLVWCTSLTVAVLPLAASLSRDMITSMWIENNKFFLTDILSFSDLKKFAQRITILKGANSSEHLPNDWYGLADYLTITFPDEAPKVKGYFGYYSSSGLCIPRFYRTTGDTSDINTLSSVVITFNFVAMVYIAACYTAVFKRTTKQRVDQSNSEAQQRRQRHTQRKITALILTDMCCWLPICIMTFLSMAGVSLEPAAYAASAVILLPINSSINPIIYTDVIPRLVKAFKAKCARVKYSQKKNRKRLKQVSQTSNQSAPNTKTAQASSVL